A segment of the Populus alba chromosome 9, ASM523922v2, whole genome shotgun sequence genome:
CTTCACTTTTCTCATTCAATGCTcacacttatttttttcttcttattttcaaCACAACTTAGTTAACCACAATTATAACTTAGTTAAAACCGTTGTTacatcaaaacatatattttttttattattataaaataaaggtTAAATTAACTGagatcttttaatgaaaaacaaagacaatgatattaattgagCTAAATagatactgtttttttttaatcacaaaaatattattagagaaacgcactctatatttttttatataaaaaaaacaaggagtcaacaaaaataaaaggattagcATATagattttcaaaattcaagcattaaatagcaatcaaaatctTATGTAATCTTGCTTTAGAAATTTCActtatgagttttatttttcatttcttttatattatcacATGAAACAataggaaaaatgaaaaaaaggtgCCTTTTCCATTAttaactttttagtttttaggaactataaagaataataattgaagattttaaaatataaggatGATAATGGAGTATTGGTAAATCTATATGGTCAAAAAGTACTTTACCCTTAACTGTATCTAAAATTCAACGCCTTGGAGCTATTATCATCTGTAGCGAGGACTTTGGAAAATTTCTCATGCACCCATAAAAGTACTTCCATGAGCCAGTCCTGCTTCCTGAATTCACCAAATTTTACTGAGAAGGGAAGAGAGAGGCAAAAGCCTGTCCCTTTGTAGCAAAAACACTCTCTCTCTTCCTGTTGGATCCAAAATGGAAAGTTTACAGTCTCATAGAGTGGAAATGATAAGCATTGCTGTGGCTCTTGTTGCCATTGGTGCTGGCACTGCTTTTTATTTCTACATCACCAAGAAGcctaaaggtatttttttttttgtattttagtatctgggtttttgttatttttgctGATTGTTTATAAAGTTTgaagcttttttgtttttttcagtgGGTCTAATTATTATGTGTTAGGAATGctcaagttttcaaatttatcagCTGTTTGATTAATTTTGGTGCAAAAAGAGGAGAATCCATTTGTTGGGATTGGAGATTGTCTAGAATTACTAGCAATCGTAGCTTCTTATTATTGGTAAATGCAGAATTGGTTATCTTGGCTATGGAGTCAAAACTTAAAGCTTTGTGGATATAAATCAAGATTTGTGCAAATTGATTAATGCCTTGTCATGTCTTGATAGGTTGCTTGGACCCTGAAAATTTCAAGGAATATAAACTTGTTAAGAGAACCGAACTGAGTCATAATGTGGCCAAGTTTAAATTTGCTCTTCCCACACCGGATTCAGTTTTGGGACTGCCAATTGGACAACATATGAGTTGCAGGTTCGCTTTGTCTTGAATTTCTACCATAGCGAATGCCTGATTGGtgaattctatttttttgtgttcAGTTGGCTGATACGATGAATAACTAAACTAACCTTTCGTTATCAACAGGGGAAAGGATAGTGTCGGTGAAGAAGTTGTCAAGCCGTATACCCCAACAACGTTGGATTCTGATATTGGATACTTTGAACTAGTTATAAAGGTTGATTGATTCGCGGCTGTACTGTTCGTTCATTCCATTATGATATTGCAAAAATACTATTTTGGTTTGTCATCCtgattttgttgtttcatgtaaacaGATGTATCCACAAGGTAGGATGTCCCACCACTTCCGTGAAATGCGTGAAGGTGATTACTTGGCCGTGAAGGGACCTAAGGTAAAGCTATTTCCTTTCCTCAGTTGCCTTTCTTTGCCTCAGGATTTTCCACATTTCCCAGCTAGTTTATGAGATCAATTTGGTATTTGTTAGGTGATTTTGATCTCTTTTACtctagaaaatttgattttccaTTTTGAGGAGCAACATTTGTATGGTTCCTACCATTGCTTTGCGTAATGGTTGGGTTTCTTGACAACCGATTTACTATAAACCTTTTCAGTTATCAGAGCCCGCATCACATCTTACTTGCTGTCTGAAACTTTATCACAAAAGGTTGGTAATTGAtgtatttatatgatttttctagGGGCGTTTCAAGTATCAACCTAACCAAGTCAGAGCATTTGGAATGATTGCTGGGGGCACTGGAATTACTCCCATGTTCcaggtatatatttttaaaacaatctcTTATTTTGCAGCTGGCCAAAATTATCAGTTTGATTTATTGATTACTTATCTCTCTTCTTTTGGCTTCTTAGGTAACTAGAGCCATATTAGAAAACCCAGATGACAAAACGAACATACATCTTATTTATGCCAATGTCACATATGAGGACATTCTTTTGAAggtaaatctctctctctctctctcgcattTCTTTGTTGGATGTATTAAATAAGCACAATCCACTTTGTTTGCTTGTTTGCAGGAAGAGATTGATAATCTGGCAATCATTTTTCCTAACCAATTTAACGTCTACTATGTTCTGAATCAGGTGTtacttgtttctttttctttccaacTATTAATTTTGTCTCTCACAATCTCTCagttttttacttcctattttTTCAAGTCGCGTCTCTTCTTAGATTCCAAGTTATTTATTGAGAAGCTTTCTTTTCTGTACTGCCAGTGGCAATTTAGGTGCTGTATGCTTTTTATGTGGGCATTAGAAAAGGAGACCAACTACTAATGTGGTTTTCTTGATGCTCCAATGGTTGATGCATTCCTTTTCAATGTGAAGAGTTTTCTAAATCTCCTAAATTCATGATTTGCTGGTTTCATGAAGCTAACTTCTAATGCTTCTGTATATTTATGTCAAATT
Coding sequences within it:
- the LOC118032406 gene encoding NADH--cytochrome b5 reductase 1, coding for MESLQSHRVEMISIAVALVAIGAGTAFYFYITKKPKGCLDPENFKEYKLVKRTELSHNVAKFKFALPTPDSVLGLPIGQHMSCRGKDSVGEEVVKPYTPTTLDSDIGYFELVIKMYPQGRMSHHFREMREGDYLAVKGPKGRFKYQPNQVRAFGMIAGGTGITPMFQVTRAILENPDDKTNIHLIYANVTYEDILLKEEIDNLAIIFPNQFNVYYVLNQPPEGWEGGIGFISKEMIQSHCPPPATDVQILRCGPPPMNKAMAAHLNDLGYTAQTQFQF